CGCGCACCGTCGTGCTGCGAGGCGGCAGGAAGGACGGGAGCTGGACGAGGAGGGCCAGCGCGAGGAGGAGGGCCACCGCGATGCGCAACCAACGTACGGCCGTGCGGACGTTCCTCCTCGGAGGGCCCGGGTGCGGGACGAAGCTTCGGGTCCGGGAAAGGCGGATGTGGGCCACGCCACTTGAGGCTTTTGGCCCGAACTCCTCCATGTCGCCGAGGTCCGCGTCACTCAGCAAGGATGCGCGTGGCTTGGAGAATCCCGTTCTGGAAGATCAGCGTGTAGTAGTTCGGCGAGTGGTTCGTCCCTCGCATCTTCACGCAGCGGATGCGACGCTGGATGTTCGCGTCGTCCACGCGCTCCATCTTCAGGTGGATGATCCCGTCGCTCAGGAACTCCTCGCCGTTCTTGCCAAAATCCTCGCTCCCGGCCTTCATCTCGCAGATGAGGATCGTGGTGGCCTTGAGATCCCGGAGCCACTCGAAGAGCTGGAACAGGTCCTCTCGGGGGTGCTCGAAGTGGGACATGACCTCGAGGACGGGCAGGGAGTCGACGACGAGTAGGTCGTAGTTCAGGGAGCGCTTGAGGTTCGACGCGTACATCTTGAAGATGTCGATCCAGGCCTTCTGGCCCATGCCGTCCAGGTTGCGACGGATCATCCCGAGGTCGACGATGCTCACCTTGTTCTCCACGTCGCTGGGGCTGAGGCTCATGCTGTTGAGATGCCGCGTCAGGCTCTCGCGACCTTGCTCCAGGGAGATGTAGGTGCCCGTGCGGCCCTCCCGGAGCGCGTTCTGGTAGAGCAGGTTGAAGGCGATCGTGGACTTCATGGTCCCAGGTTCGCCGGCCAGGAGGACCACGCTGCCCGGGGGAATCCCGCCGCCGAGCTTCTCATCAAAACCGTGGATGAAGGTGCGGATGCGGTCTTCCTCGCCCATCGCGGAGCGTTCCATCTCAAGGACGGAGTATAGCCGTTCCGAGACAGTTATCAGGAGCGATAGCCGCCGGTGCCTGTGCTCTGGAAAAATAAGGGGGAGTAATCGTCAGGATGACAGCGTGGGCACATCCCTTGGGGATATGAGGTTTCTTGAACTCGGTCTGTTAGCAGGTTTTCCTCTGGAAGCCGCGGTGAAACGTTTATTTGTTATCCGGTCTGTTACCAGGGCCGCGGGGGAACGGTTCTTCTTGTTTGTACCGGAGCGGAACCTGAAGGACCTCGTCGTCTCCTACATCCGGGACCAGGAGCGCTCCATCAGCGCCCTCACGAAGCAGCTCGAGTCGGACGGGTACAGCTTTCACCGCCTGTTCGTGACGGGCTATCTCAAGGCCCTGGCCGATGTCGGCGTTCTCCGGGAGAAGCAGATCCCTCCGGCGAAGGTGTACACGGCCTCCGCGCACCGGGACGCGAACCTCTACGAGAGCGTGGGCGAGAAATGCCGCGAGGCGGCTGCCGATGAGCCCGCCCAAGCGCGCCTGGCCGTCGCCGCCCTCCAGCGGCTCTTCCGGCGTCCCATCTTCCTCCGCGAGCTTCGGGAGTGCGGCTTCACGGGGGCCGTCGACGTGTCCGCCGTCGCGAAGGACGAGCGCGAGGAGGCACGGCGCGCCCTCGCCAAACTCGGGCTCCAGATTCCCACGAACGAGCCCGCGTACCGCGTCGAGGAGCGGCGGAACGACGTGCGGGACGCAATCCTGTGCGACATCATCGTGGAGCGGTTCGGACTCACGCCCCTCGTGCTGGACACGAAGCAGATGAAACTCATGGAGCACTGAGCCGGGGAGCTAGGCCATCGGGGTGGACGCTCAGCTCCGACGCCGGGGAATCCGAATGCCTCCTCGGTCCTGCGACCCCGCGAGCGTTGGTAGTCCGCGGTTAGGCTGCTCACTTCCGTGCCTGACCCGTTCCCCACGGTCAGGATAAGGGACGCAACTCTCCAGCTGCGTTCCCTACCGCCTCCAGCCCCGCGGGACAGAGCCTCAACGTTGGCATCCGGACCGGCGCCAGACTGGGAGCGCCGCCCCCGACTGTCACCGCCCCATGAGGACGATTTGGGTCTAAAAGGAGACGCCCGGCCTCCCGGTCAAGCCTAGCGGGAACGCCCAACCGAGCCATCCTATTTAACGATTCTCGGACGTTTCTCGTCGCCCTGAGGAGGACCTGCCGGTGCGGCTCCTTGTGCGGCGGTCTCGAGGGCCATCGCTCGGGCCTTCTGATACCGCCCCAGCGTGGACAAGAGCAGGAGACCGCCGAGGAAGAACACGCCCGCGGAGCAGACGAGCCGCCAGGACTCGAGGTCCTGTCCGAAGGGTCCGCTTGGGGTCAGGTTCGCGGTGAAGTAGAAGATCAGCGCGGTGGCGATGATCCAGAGGCCGAGGACCATGGGCATCCAGATGCCGAGGAGGCTCCGGATGCGATCGCGGTTCATCGGCTCAT
This genomic stretch from Thermoplasmata archaeon harbors:
- a CDS encoding ATPase domain-containing protein gives rise to the protein MERSAMGEEDRIRTFIHGFDEKLGGGIPPGSVVLLAGEPGTMKSTIAFNLLYQNALREGRTGTYISLEQGRESLTRHLNSMSLSPSDVENKVSIVDLGMIRRNLDGMGQKAWIDIFKMYASNLKRSLNYDLLVVDSLPVLEVMSHFEHPREDLFQLFEWLRDLKATTILICEMKAGSEDFGKNGEEFLSDGIIHLKMERVDDANIQRRIRCVKMRGTNHSPNYYTLIFQNGILQATRILAE